ATCACCAGTTCGACGATATCCAGTGAATCGGCTTTGAGATCGTCAACGAACGAACTCGACCGTGAAATATCTTCCCGCGGAGAGTCGAGTTGATCACTCACGATTCCGATAATTTTTTCTTCGTTGGACACTGAAATAACCTCCGTTCAAATCCCGACTGTATGAGCTCGGTAAAGTGTTTGCAGGAACCAGGAATCAAGAGCCTTCGACGGCTGAGCGGACAATACGAAGCAATCCTGATGCGTCGGGGTAACCGAGTCCTGTCCGTTGAAGACAGGACGCACCGCAGACCGTGAAGCGTGCGAAGGCGACGAACATATACAGGGTTTATGAAAGCCTGTAAACCCGACGGTGTGCGTGAGATAGGTGATTCA
This Fuerstiella sp. DNA region includes the following protein-coding sequences:
- the acpP gene encoding acyl carrier protein → MSNEEKIIGIVSDQLDSPREDISRSSSFVDDLKADSLDIVELVMALEDEFDIKIPDEDYDKIATVGDVIEYVGSKS